The following proteins come from a genomic window of Gynuella sunshinyii YC6258:
- a CDS encoding PLP-dependent aminotransferase family protein: protein MTLYETLAQRVIDDIRQQRLPAGTRLPALRVMARQNKVSMTTATRTYDYLQQTGWIYALPQSGYYVASQTGDDHFPVPETLPMESRDPKRFAPGNGYNPHSNHFNPLGTSMLAPELQPGEALQRTIRRVARRSHPGLLRYPELQGELSLRTALARHFREDHFAFAPSELVITNGCLEAVRLALECVTTEGDTVAVCSPCFSGLLDLLATLSRKIIEIPVTHDGIHLPMLEACMAGGEITAALLSTTHINPLGTTLPVAQKQALAELAARYQIPIIEDDIYLELGHQQCHTLPAKYWDRQGYMLWCGSMSKTLAPGLRLGWCLPGRYQQAYLDRHGLTSLGVNTLTQACVGELIATGEYRAHLHKIRLRLQHQIHQYRQFLRQHLPAHANVSAPEGGLVLWVQIAGLDAVALEQTARQQHIDVRSGACFSTHPVYHDCLRINCGWPLQAEQETDSACWQLAELCRLVSRQLSAATPKVPI, encoded by the coding sequence ATGACACTCTATGAAACACTGGCGCAACGGGTGATCGATGACATCCGGCAGCAGCGATTGCCGGCCGGTACACGATTGCCGGCGCTGCGGGTGATGGCCAGGCAGAACAAAGTGAGTATGACCACCGCGACCCGCACTTATGACTACCTGCAGCAAACTGGCTGGATCTACGCCCTGCCGCAGTCCGGCTACTACGTCGCCAGTCAGACAGGAGACGATCATTTTCCGGTGCCGGAGACCCTGCCGATGGAAAGCCGCGACCCCAAACGGTTCGCACCAGGCAATGGTTACAATCCCCACAGCAATCATTTCAATCCTCTGGGCACCTCCATGCTGGCACCGGAGTTACAGCCTGGAGAAGCGCTGCAACGAACCATCCGCCGGGTGGCCCGACGCTCTCACCCGGGTCTGCTGCGGTATCCGGAACTGCAGGGAGAATTGTCATTGCGCACGGCCCTGGCACGGCATTTTCGGGAAGACCATTTTGCCTTTGCGCCATCGGAACTGGTGATCACCAACGGTTGCCTGGAAGCGGTCCGGCTGGCCCTTGAATGCGTGACCACCGAAGGCGATACCGTCGCCGTTTGCTCGCCCTGTTTCAGCGGCCTGCTGGATCTGCTGGCGACTTTGTCGCGCAAGATCATCGAAATCCCGGTCACTCATGACGGTATTCATCTGCCGATGCTGGAAGCCTGTATGGCCGGCGGGGAAATCACCGCGGCCTTGCTGAGTACCACCCATATCAATCCTCTCGGTACCACTTTGCCGGTGGCACAGAAGCAGGCATTGGCGGAGCTGGCCGCCCGCTATCAGATTCCGATTATCGAAGACGATATCTATCTCGAATTAGGCCATCAGCAGTGCCATACCCTGCCCGCCAAATACTGGGACCGGCAGGGTTATATGCTTTGGTGTGGCTCCATGTCCAAGACCCTGGCGCCGGGGTTGCGGCTGGGCTGGTGTCTGCCGGGGCGTTATCAGCAGGCCTATCTGGACCGTCATGGGCTGACCAGCCTGGGGGTGAACACTTTGACGCAGGCCTGTGTCGGAGAACTGATCGCCACGGGTGAATACCGCGCCCACCTGCATAAAATACGGCTACGACTGCAACACCAGATCCATCAGTATCGTCAGTTTCTGCGGCAGCATTTACCGGCGCATGCCAATGTCAGTGCACCGGAAGGCGGGCTGGTATTGTGGGTTCAGATTGCCGGTCTGGATGCGGTGGCGCTGGAACAGACTGCCCGACAGCAGCATATCGATGTCCGCAGCGGTGCCTGTTTCAGTACCCATCCGGTCTATCACGATTGTCTGCGGATCAATTGTGGCTGGCCGCTTCAGGCTGAGCAGGAAACCGATAGCGCCTGTTGGCAGTTAGCTGAATTATGCCGGCTCGTTTCGCGACAATTATCGGCGGCGACGCCGAAGGTCCCAATCTGA
- a CDS encoding EamA family transporter, with product MNTEDTMKKLDVFLLVALMALWGLNFSVIKLGVNHVEPLLLTAMRFAFASFPLLLFIKRPDVPWRYLMAYGLSFGVGVWGLTTLAVYAGTSAGMASLLLDMSVVSSLLVGYVCLNERITRMKLLGSAFALAGLAIIIRFNGGAITTKGLILVLLASVCWSVNGLIVKRAGTRAVFAFNIWAMAFAPLPLVLLASWIHGPQAIMNLPAKIDAPALFSALFQAYPTTLLGYWFWNKMMVKYSVSSVAPMTLLVPVFGLLGGYLFYQEQLILPQVLAAVLILAGLMIGEMRGWRQRPARLQSVVD from the coding sequence ATGAATACTGAGGACACCATGAAAAAACTCGATGTTTTCCTGCTGGTTGCACTGATGGCACTGTGGGGCCTGAATTTCAGTGTGATCAAGCTCGGGGTCAACCATGTCGAACCGCTACTGCTGACGGCCATGCGGTTTGCCTTTGCCAGCTTTCCATTGCTGCTGTTCATTAAACGACCGGACGTGCCATGGCGCTATCTGATGGCATACGGCCTGTCGTTCGGGGTCGGGGTGTGGGGTTTGACGACGCTGGCCGTCTACGCCGGCACCTCGGCAGGCATGGCGTCTCTGTTGTTGGATATGAGTGTCGTCAGCAGTCTGCTGGTGGGATATGTCTGCCTCAACGAACGCATCACCCGGATGAAACTGCTCGGTTCTGCGTTTGCGCTGGCAGGGCTGGCCATCATCATCCGCTTCAATGGTGGCGCAATCACGACCAAGGGACTGATCCTGGTGTTGCTGGCGTCGGTCTGCTGGAGTGTCAACGGACTGATCGTCAAGCGTGCCGGCACCCGGGCTGTGTTCGCCTTTAATATCTGGGCCATGGCATTTGCCCCATTGCCGCTGGTCCTGCTGGCCAGCTGGATTCACGGTCCCCAGGCGATCATGAATCTGCCAGCTAAAATTGATGCCCCGGCACTCTTTTCGGCGCTTTTTCAGGCCTATCCAACCACTCTGCTGGGTTACTGGTTCTGGAACAAAATGATGGTGAAATACAGCGTCTCCAGCGTCGCACCCATGACGCTGCTGGTACCGGTATTTGGCCTGCTGGGTGGTTATCTGTTCTATCAGGAGCAACTGATCTTGCCTCAGGTACTGGCGGCGGTGCTGATTCTGGCCGGCCTGATGATTGGCGAAATGCGCGGCTGGCGTCAACGGCCAGCCAGACTGCAATCAGTAGTGGATTAA
- a CDS encoding cation:proton antiporter encodes MIESLNPSFLLALLMLAGFFCQWLGWRSGLPAILFLLLTGMVLGPLTGWVNPDELLGELLFPFVSLGVAVILFEGSLTLKFHEISGLKNVIRNMTTIGVLLTWGLMTAITCWLAQVPLAVAALFGALMTVTGPTVVVPMLRSINAKANIANILRWEGIVVDPIGALLAVLVFEAIVTGDQAHSLIAFARLVGAGIMLGLVGALIMRQALLKQWIPNYLVNFFSLAVLLVVFTLANHFEDEAGLVAVTLMGIVLANLKGVHMESILDFKEHLSVLLISMMFILLAARMDFQAIAGLGFAAILILLSAQLLVRPLAVWVSTLGSDLRWTERAMLAWIAPRGIVAAAIASLFALKLAEAGIEGAEALLPLTFVMIVGTVLIQSFSAGWLAKKLDVSLANAQGVLIHGANKISLALATSLQKQGFDVIVADQDRRHINEARMLGLRTYFGNVLSEHADIHLDLMGMKKLLLMSRREDGNHLIFNQYKHDFPENGIYALNTAAPSNNEKAQVRKHLRARVLFAETCTWSKLSSLFSQGAEIRVTTITDEFTFARYREHWNDRFIPLYAISPDKKLKIMAADSEFDIKSGWQIASLVSTDM; translated from the coding sequence ATGATTGAGTCGTTAAACCCCTCGTTTTTGCTTGCGTTGCTGATGCTGGCAGGTTTTTTCTGTCAGTGGCTGGGGTGGCGCTCCGGACTGCCGGCAATCTTGTTTTTGCTGCTCACCGGGATGGTGCTGGGACCACTGACCGGCTGGGTGAATCCCGATGAGCTGTTAGGGGAGTTGCTGTTCCCGTTTGTGTCTCTGGGGGTTGCGGTGATCCTGTTTGAAGGCAGCCTGACCCTGAAGTTTCATGAAATCTCCGGCCTCAAAAACGTCATTCGCAATATGACCACCATCGGCGTACTGCTGACCTGGGGCCTGATGACCGCCATCACCTGCTGGCTTGCACAGGTCCCGTTGGCGGTGGCCGCGCTGTTCGGTGCACTGATGACCGTTACCGGTCCGACCGTGGTGGTCCCCATGCTGCGCAGCATCAACGCCAAAGCCAATATCGCCAATATTCTGCGCTGGGAAGGCATCGTGGTGGACCCCATCGGTGCACTGCTGGCGGTATTGGTGTTTGAAGCCATCGTCACCGGTGATCAGGCCCATAGCCTGATCGCCTTTGCCCGACTGGTGGGAGCCGGGATCATGCTCGGACTGGTCGGGGCATTGATCATGCGTCAGGCATTACTGAAGCAATGGATTCCGAACTATCTGGTGAACTTTTTCAGCCTGGCAGTGCTGTTGGTGGTCTTTACCCTGGCCAATCATTTTGAAGATGAAGCCGGGTTGGTGGCGGTCACCTTGATGGGCATCGTGCTGGCCAACCTCAAAGGCGTGCATATGGAATCGATTCTGGATTTCAAGGAACACCTTTCCGTCCTGCTGATTTCCATGATGTTCATTCTGCTGGCGGCCCGCATGGACTTTCAGGCCATCGCCGGGCTGGGGTTCGCTGCCATACTGATACTGCTGAGCGCGCAGCTGCTGGTGAGGCCATTGGCAGTATGGGTTTCGACCCTGGGCAGCGACCTGCGGTGGACAGAACGCGCCATGCTGGCGTGGATTGCCCCGCGGGGTATCGTCGCTGCCGCCATTGCCTCATTGTTTGCCCTGAAACTGGCTGAAGCGGGGATTGAAGGGGCTGAAGCGCTGCTGCCACTGACATTTGTCATGATCGTCGGCACGGTGCTGATTCAGAGCTTCAGCGCCGGCTGGCTGGCGAAAAAGCTGGATGTCTCACTGGCCAATGCTCAGGGCGTTCTGATTCACGGCGCCAACAAGATCTCTCTGGCACTGGCGACCAGCCTGCAAAAACAGGGCTTTGATGTGATTGTGGCCGATCAGGACCGCCGCCACATCAACGAAGCACGGATGCTGGGTCTGCGCACTTATTTCGGTAATGTGCTGAGTGAGCATGCAGACATTCACCTGGATCTGATGGGCATGAAAAAGCTGCTGCTGATGAGCCGGCGTGAAGACGGCAACCATCTGATCTTTAACCAGTACAAACACGACTTTCCCGAAAACGGCATCTATGCCCTCAACACGGCGGCTCCCTCCAATAATGAAAAAGCCCAGGTCCGCAAACATTTACGCGCCCGGGTACTGTTCGCCGAAACCTGTACCTGGAGCAAATTATCGAGTTTGTTCAGCCAGGGAGCGGAAATCCGCGTCACCACCATCACCGATGAGTTCACCTTTGCCCGCTACCGGGAGCACTGGAATGACCGGTTTATTCCGCTGTATGCCATTTCCCCGGACAAGAAACTCAAAATCATGGCGGCCGATTCCGAATTTGACATCAAATCCGGATGGCAGATTGCGTCACTGGTCTCAACAGACATGTAG
- a CDS encoding ABC transporter permease produces MLILMLGNALKLALQEIRRNVLRSFLTTLGIIIGVAAVITMVTVGNGATEQVKARVSSLGSNLMMINRGQGFGPGSRDRVKSPGFELEDLAAIELEIAGIKAIAPVSAGSATLIHGNSSWSSTVRGTTDEYLTAGNWVIAEGRSFTADEDNNGGAVCIIGQTIVGELFADQSPLDQKIRVGSYNCTVIGVLKAKGQTSFGNDQDDIVLMPFPTFQKRIAGDREVQQIYISLQDGIDSEHVEDRLNRLLRLRRNIAANEDDNYNIMDTTELAETLTSTTQTLTGLLGAVAGVSLLVGGIGIMNIMLVSVTERTREIGIRLAIGALEHEVLWQFLVEAVVLSSLGGLMGIGLAVGLSYSISVFMHLPFTMDPGIMIGSFVFSSAVGVVFGYFPAHRAARLDPIEALRHE; encoded by the coding sequence ATGCTGATATTGATGTTGGGCAATGCTCTGAAGCTGGCACTGCAGGAAATCCGGCGTAACGTTCTGCGTTCCTTCCTGACCACGCTCGGAATCATCATCGGCGTGGCTGCAGTCATTACCATGGTCACTGTCGGTAATGGTGCCACGGAGCAGGTCAAGGCGCGGGTTTCCAGCCTGGGTAGCAACCTGATGATGATCAACCGCGGCCAGGGGTTTGGTCCCGGTAGTCGTGACCGGGTCAAGTCACCGGGATTCGAGCTTGAGGATCTCGCCGCGATTGAACTTGAAATTGCCGGGATCAAGGCCATTGCGCCGGTCAGTGCCGGCAGTGCCACACTGATTCATGGCAACAGCAGCTGGAGCTCCACCGTGCGCGGTACTACAGATGAGTACCTGACCGCCGGCAACTGGGTCATTGCCGAAGGCCGCTCCTTCACTGCAGACGAAGATAACAACGGTGGTGCGGTCTGTATTATCGGTCAAACGATCGTTGGGGAGCTGTTTGCCGATCAGTCACCGCTGGATCAGAAAATACGGGTCGGCAGCTACAATTGCACCGTTATCGGGGTGCTGAAAGCCAAGGGTCAGACCAGTTTTGGTAATGATCAGGACGACATCGTGCTCATGCCTTTTCCGACCTTTCAGAAACGCATTGCCGGTGATCGTGAGGTCCAGCAGATCTATATTTCACTGCAGGATGGTATCGATTCTGAACATGTCGAAGACCGCCTCAATAGGCTGTTGCGGCTGCGCCGTAATATTGCCGCCAACGAAGATGACAACTACAACATCATGGATACCACCGAACTGGCTGAAACCCTGACCAGCACCACCCAGACCCTGACCGGGTTGCTGGGAGCCGTAGCCGGTGTCAGTCTGCTGGTGGGAGGTATTGGCATCATGAATATCATGCTGGTCTCGGTGACCGAGCGAACCCGGGAGATCGGTATCCGGCTGGCAATTGGTGCGCTGGAACACGAAGTATTGTGGCAGTTTCTGGTGGAAGCGGTCGTGTTGTCTTCACTCGGAGGACTTATGGGCATCGGCCTGGCGGTTGGCTTGTCTTACAGTATTTCCGTGTTCATGCATCTGCCATTTACGATGGATCCGGGCATTATGATAGGCTCATTTGTGTTTTCCTCCGCTGTAGGGGTGGTTTTCGGTTATTTCCCGGCTCATCGGGCTGCCCGGCTGGATCCAATCGAAGCACTACGGCATGAATAG
- a CDS encoding ABC transporter ATP-binding protein, which produces MNSQALIRFAGVTKTYGFGQAAFQALKGVSFAIHPGQFVSVMGPSGSGKSTVMNILGCLDVITSGEYFFQGIGVSTLDRNQRALLRRHHVGFVFQGFNLLARTSALENVELPLVYRGVSRRERRQAAMSALDKVGLAPWAKHHPAELSGGQQQRVAIARALATNPAILLADEPTGNLDTERSQEIMELLAELNREQRQTILMVTHEPDMAAYGNRIIHFVDGLVDSDTCSEGEESC; this is translated from the coding sequence ATGAACTCTCAGGCGTTGATTCGTTTTGCCGGAGTGACCAAGACCTACGGCTTCGGTCAGGCGGCGTTTCAGGCGTTGAAAGGGGTCAGTTTTGCCATTCACCCGGGACAATTTGTCTCAGTGATGGGCCCCAGTGGCTCGGGAAAATCAACGGTGATGAATATTCTCGGGTGTCTCGATGTCATCACTTCCGGGGAATATTTTTTCCAGGGTATCGGTGTATCCACACTGGACCGCAACCAGCGGGCACTGTTGCGCCGGCATCATGTGGGGTTTGTATTTCAGGGGTTTAATCTGTTGGCCCGGACCAGTGCTCTGGAGAATGTGGAACTACCGCTGGTTTACCGCGGGGTCAGTCGTCGGGAACGCCGTCAGGCTGCCATGTCGGCACTGGATAAAGTCGGTCTGGCCCCTTGGGCCAAACATCATCCGGCGGAATTATCCGGCGGTCAGCAGCAGCGGGTGGCCATTGCCAGAGCGCTGGCGACCAATCCGGCCATTCTGCTGGCCGATGAACCCACTGGTAACCTCGATACCGAACGCAGCCAGGAGATCATGGAGTTGTTGGCCGAACTTAATCGTGAGCAGCGCCAGACCATTCTGATGGTGACCCACGAACCGGATATGGCTGCCTATGGCAACCGCATCATTCATTTTGTTGACGGGCTGGTGGACAGTGACACCTGCAGTGAGGGGGAGGAGTCATGCTGA
- a CDS encoding efflux RND transporter periplasmic adaptor subunit has product MMSNQSNEQLAQLGLTSTSGKRKALKWGIILALLLLAGGSGVYYFGRGQNQVNIVFKTDAAIQGDLAVTVSATGSIEPTDEVEVSSELSGIITDVYVDYNDQVIKGQVLARLNTSTLEADVLVKKASLKSAQASLQQARAEAREAKAQYEHYLQVWELSGGKVPSKQDLNAYEIDWEVAQAAQLSADASVEVARANLESAQSDLSKAEIVSPIDGVVLAKDVEPGQTVASSYSAPTLFLLARDLSSMELHVDIDEADIGLIKLGQQATFTVDAYSGRSFTGQISQIRLASTEDSDTSVVSYETILTVPNPERLLLPSMTAVTDIAVESATDTLTIANAALRYQPVFGPAPGGSVSPPDKARSGNFLSNLLDGGRRGPGGRGPGGPPGENFRQNTNTTTMNGSLEGASTTVWVLRDNHPVPVHIETGISDGLRTQVISGDLQVGDLVITDSTQVQS; this is encoded by the coding sequence ATGATGAGTAATCAAAGTAACGAACAATTGGCACAACTGGGACTGACCTCTACGTCCGGTAAACGCAAAGCACTGAAATGGGGAATCATTCTGGCCCTGCTGTTACTGGCAGGAGGTTCGGGGGTTTACTATTTCGGTCGCGGACAGAATCAGGTCAATATCGTATTCAAGACCGATGCAGCCATCCAGGGGGATCTGGCAGTGACGGTTTCCGCCACCGGCAGTATAGAACCGACGGACGAAGTGGAAGTCAGTTCCGAGTTGTCCGGTATCATCACCGATGTCTATGTGGACTATAACGACCAGGTTATCAAAGGGCAGGTGTTGGCCAGACTCAATACCTCAACGCTGGAAGCGGATGTACTGGTGAAGAAGGCCTCTCTCAAGTCGGCCCAGGCTTCATTGCAGCAGGCTCGGGCGGAGGCACGGGAGGCCAAGGCCCAGTATGAACACTATCTTCAGGTGTGGGAATTGAGCGGTGGCAAGGTGCCGTCCAAGCAGGATCTGAACGCCTATGAAATCGACTGGGAAGTGGCCCAGGCGGCGCAGTTGAGTGCTGATGCCAGTGTGGAAGTGGCACGCGCCAATCTGGAGTCAGCGCAGTCTGATCTGAGCAAAGCGGAAATTGTTTCGCCGATTGATGGCGTGGTGCTGGCCAAAGATGTCGAACCCGGCCAGACGGTGGCGTCCTCCTACTCGGCTCCTACGTTGTTTTTGCTGGCCAGGGATCTTTCCAGTATGGAGTTGCATGTTGATATTGATGAAGCGGACATCGGTCTGATCAAACTTGGACAACAGGCCACCTTTACCGTGGATGCCTATTCCGGCCGCAGCTTCACTGGACAGATCAGTCAGATTCGACTGGCCTCTACCGAGGACAGTGATACCAGTGTAGTGTCATATGAAACTATTCTTACCGTTCCCAATCCGGAGCGGTTGCTGTTACCCAGTATGACCGCTGTAACCGATATTGCGGTGGAATCTGCGACGGATACCCTGACCATCGCCAATGCTGCACTGCGTTATCAGCCGGTATTCGGACCGGCACCCGGTGGGTCAGTATCACCGCCCGATAAAGCGAGGAGCGGTAACTTTCTGTCCAATTTACTTGATGGTGGTCGCCGGGGTCCGGGAGGAAGAGGTCCGGGAGGACCGCCGGGAGAAAACTTCCGACAGAACACTAATACCACTACGATGAACGGCAGTCTTGAAGGTGCCAGTACCACGGTCTGGGTGTTGCGTGACAACCATCCGGTACCGGTACATATCGAGACCGGCATCAGCGATGGCCTGAGAACCCAGGTGATTTCGGGTGACCTGCAGGTGGGCGATTTGGTGATCACCGATTCCACCCAGGTGCAGTCATGA
- a CDS encoding efflux transporter outer membrane subunit produces the protein MEPDAVLFSRSDSRFVSKNTCMRPLLPNKLPCQPMFPMGLLLCVLSGCSTMTPKYQLDAFSPDDNWHSETGQISDRQATEDMTGWWRKFDDELLNQLVQLTLANNTDLKTAQLNYQLARLDQKYAKVDGVPSVSATASASESISHSSSSESFSDGLSASWELDLWGNLASAQKSADASVAASLETLHYSQVSLIAETASSYAELRSAQENLRVIRANIAIQEQSYDFVKWQKEAGISTDLEVIQAETTLEQTRASLPEYENTVNQAMNRLWVLTGGLSDGLSRQLREYVALPAMPASMALGIPADTLRQRPDVKAKEFAVKVQAENVVQAGNQRYPSFNLTGSLTGGGTRVSDLFDLDSFITRLATSLSYSLFDGGTVKKNMQSQQLQLQQSLLDYRAALLSAREEVENALGTLSSKQHKQKALQLAEDSASLALDLANVRYEAGLIDFETVLDAQSTLLTAQNELATNRGDILSAWIELYRSLGGGWQGLTSTTDGLDA, from the coding sequence ATGGAGCCTGACGCGGTGTTATTCTCGCGCTCAGATTCAAGATTCGTGAGTAAAAACACCTGCATGCGACCATTGTTACCCAATAAATTACCTTGCCAACCAATGTTCCCAATGGGACTGCTGTTATGTGTGTTGAGCGGCTGCTCGACCATGACTCCAAAATATCAGTTGGATGCATTTTCGCCGGATGACAACTGGCACAGTGAGACCGGACAGATATCTGACCGTCAGGCGACAGAAGATATGACCGGCTGGTGGCGGAAGTTTGATGATGAACTGTTAAATCAGCTGGTGCAGTTGACCCTGGCCAATAATACTGACCTGAAAACCGCCCAACTCAATTACCAGCTGGCCAGACTGGATCAGAAATATGCCAAAGTGGATGGTGTGCCATCGGTTTCCGCCACGGCGAGTGCCAGTGAATCCATCAGTCACAGCAGTTCATCGGAATCTTTCAGTGACGGATTGAGTGCATCCTGGGAACTCGATCTCTGGGGTAATCTGGCATCGGCACAAAAATCAGCAGATGCATCGGTGGCTGCCAGTCTGGAAACCCTGCACTACAGCCAGGTCAGTCTGATTGCCGAAACAGCCAGCAGCTATGCAGAGCTGCGCAGTGCACAGGAAAACCTGCGTGTTATCAGGGCCAACATTGCGATCCAGGAACAAAGCTATGACTTTGTGAAATGGCAGAAAGAAGCTGGCATCAGCACTGATCTGGAGGTGATCCAGGCGGAAACCACACTGGAGCAGACCCGCGCGTCGCTGCCAGAGTACGAGAACACGGTGAATCAGGCCATGAACCGGTTGTGGGTACTGACCGGTGGGTTGTCTGACGGCCTGAGCCGGCAATTAAGAGAATATGTGGCTTTGCCGGCCATGCCGGCTTCGATGGCACTGGGAATTCCGGCTGATACTCTGCGTCAGCGCCCGGATGTCAAAGCCAAGGAGTTTGCCGTCAAAGTACAGGCCGAGAATGTGGTACAGGCCGGCAATCAGCGCTATCCCTCCTTCAATCTGACCGGCAGCCTGACTGGTGGTGGAACTCGTGTGAGTGATCTGTTCGATCTCGACAGTTTTATTACCCGGCTGGCCACCAGTCTGAGTTATAGCCTGTTTGATGGCGGCACCGTCAAAAAGAACATGCAATCCCAGCAGCTGCAGCTGCAACAGTCGTTGCTGGATTATCGGGCGGCACTGCTGAGTGCCCGTGAAGAAGTGGAAAATGCGCTCGGTACCCTGAGTAGCAAGCAGCATAAGCAAAAGGCTCTGCAGCTGGCTGAGGATTCCGCCAGTCTGGCATTGGATCTGGCCAATGTCCGTTACGAAGCCGGACTGATCGATTTCGAAACCGTACTGGACGCACAATCCACTCTGCTGACGGCACAAAATGAGCTGGCCACGAACCGTGGCGACATCCTGTCTGCCTGGATAGAACTATATCGCTCCCTCGGAGGAGGTTGGCAGGGTTTAACCTCCACGACTGATGGATTGGACGCATGA
- a CDS encoding NUDIX hydrolase, producing the protein MLCRDKDGLSAMVGVTIAGGTNTLPGFRILTRALSMNSIEIISLLDAYQADSDKEQQDLAFIRDFVQRQPRFHQRDTAEGHLTASAWISNRERTQAVLLHHGKLDIWVQPGGHIEDDDSLPAASLREAREETGITGLELVQPEIFDIDIHEIPARKTEPAHLHLDIRFWFEADQEALVLSDESHDLRWLTWSEIHQLTDEESVLRMVRKSLRES; encoded by the coding sequence ATGTTATGTCGCGATAAAGATGGTCTATCAGCAATGGTGGGGGTGACTATTGCCGGTGGAACGAATACCCTCCCCGGTTTTCGAATATTGACCAGAGCCCTTTCCATGAACAGTATCGAGATCATTAGCCTGTTGGATGCCTATCAGGCTGACAGTGACAAAGAACAGCAGGACCTGGCATTTATCCGGGACTTTGTGCAGCGCCAGCCCCGCTTTCATCAACGGGATACCGCCGAAGGACATTTAACGGCGTCAGCCTGGATCAGTAACCGTGAACGCACTCAGGCCGTGCTGTTACATCACGGCAAACTGGATATCTGGGTGCAGCCCGGTGGCCATATTGAAGATGATGACAGTTTGCCGGCCGCCAGCCTCAGAGAGGCCCGCGAAGAAACCGGGATCACTGGACTGGAGTTAGTACAGCCGGAGATTTTTGACATCGATATTCACGAGATTCCGGCCCGTAAAACCGAACCGGCCCACCTGCATCTTGATATCCGCTTCTGGTTTGAAGCCGATCAGGAAGCCCTGGTGTTGAGTGATGAGTCCCACGATCTGCGATGGCTGACATGGTCAGAGATTCATCAGCTGACGGATGAAGAGTCCGTTTTGCGCATGGTTCGCAAAAGTCTGCGTGAGAGTTGA
- a CDS encoding LysE family translocator yields the protein MLEVFAYAFSIMYSPGPVNLLAFNAGLQGQIRSMIGFCAGVSTAMLMMFLVFGYSGAWLLGPTAQRYLALLGGAYMIYLAVKLLRANINLANRQGVADKPLHYLDGVWMQLLNPKGLMATLPIGTVQFPAEGISGIHILIWSVLLALFALGAPGGYSVLGAQMHRYIRPVFFRYLNLLMAVLLCYVAIKMVYQQWWG from the coding sequence ATGTTGGAAGTTTTTGCCTATGCGTTCAGCATCATGTATTCCCCTGGCCCGGTAAACCTGTTGGCATTCAACGCCGGTCTGCAGGGGCAGATCAGGTCAATGATTGGTTTCTGCGCCGGTGTTTCGACAGCCATGCTGATGATGTTTCTGGTCTTTGGTTACAGTGGTGCCTGGTTGTTGGGTCCAACAGCGCAGCGTTACCTGGCCTTGCTGGGAGGCGCTTACATGATCTATCTGGCGGTGAAACTGCTGCGTGCCAATATTAATCTCGCGAATCGTCAGGGTGTTGCTGACAAACCACTGCACTACCTCGATGGTGTATGGATGCAGCTGCTGAATCCAAAAGGGCTGATGGCCACCCTGCCCATCGGTACAGTACAGTTTCCGGCAGAAGGCATCAGCGGAATTCATATTCTGATCTGGTCGGTTCTGCTGGCGCTATTCGCCCTGGGAGCACCGGGTGGATACAGTGTCCTGGGTGCGCAGATGCATCGTTACATCCGACCGGTGTTCTTCCGTTATCTCAACCTGTTGATGGCGGTTCTGTTATGTTATGTCGCGATAAAGATGGTCTATCAGCAATGGTGGGGGTGA